The sequence GTTGTTCAGCTGCTGGAGCTCTTGTTTCAGGTTCATTGTGTATCCTCTGAGCGTTTAATGCCGTCGCGGCAGCCACTGCTGCTATTGCCCGGCGCAGTGGGGTAGTATATCAGGCTATACAGTGTCGGGTGGGATAAAGAGGAGAGGCCCATGGACGATTACTCACAGCACTTCAGTGTGGACTCCTTCTGGAAGAAGCTGCGTCGCTACGCCATCACCATAGGTCGGGAAGCGGTGGAGAAAGCCTTGGTGCTCTATTTCTGCCTGATGGACCCGGCAACCCCGACTCAGGCCAAGACGGTGATTCTCGGCGCCCTGGGTTACCTGATTCTGCCCCTGGATGTGATTCCGGATCTGACCCCAGGCGTGGGATTTTCCGACGATATCGGCGCGCTGTCGGTGGCCCTGGCCACGGTGGCCGCCCACCTGACCGATGAGCACTGGGACAGAGCCGCCGCTCAGGTGCAGGAGTGGTTTGGTGAAAAGGCCTGAGAAGAGGGCGACATAAGCCGCCCACCATGGTTACAGTGCCCGTTTGATGGCGGGCA is a genomic window of Ferrimonas sp. YFM containing:
- a CDS encoding YkvA family protein encodes the protein MDDYSQHFSVDSFWKKLRRYAITIGREAVEKALVLYFCLMDPATPTQAKTVILGALGYLILPLDVIPDLTPGVGFSDDIGALSVALATVAAHLTDEHWDRAAAQVQEWFGEKA